Proteins from a genomic interval of Candidatus Rubidus massiliensis:
- the accD gene encoding Acetyl-coenzyme A carboxylase carboxyl transferase subunit beta, with translation MGLFSRNKPKIKIQTTKKDGFSGWLKCTHCNELIHANELQQNKNCCPKCDYHYRLSLEERIKLLADEDTTNELFNDIEPVDPLSFVDTEAYADRISNAKEKSGREEAVFVGTCTIFDQKVALGVMDFNFMAGSMGSVVGEKLTLIMEHALLEKLPLVIVSTSGGARMQESILSLMQMAKTSAALAKLHEAKIPFISILTNPTTGGVTASFASLGDVIIAEPNALICFAGPRVIEQVIGQQLPPGAQKSEFLLEHGMVDCIVTRHDLKQKIAEILMFLSPKEIRN, from the coding sequence ATGGGATTATTTTCTCGCAATAAACCAAAAATTAAAATTCAAACCACAAAAAAAGATGGTTTCAGTGGATGGTTAAAATGTACGCATTGTAATGAATTGATCCACGCTAATGAATTGCAGCAAAATAAAAACTGCTGCCCAAAATGTGATTATCATTACCGATTATCCCTAGAAGAGAGAATCAAATTATTAGCAGATGAAGACACCACCAACGAATTATTTAACGATATAGAGCCAGTAGATCCTCTTTCATTTGTAGATACTGAAGCATACGCCGACAGAATATCCAATGCTAAAGAAAAATCAGGGCGAGAAGAAGCTGTTTTTGTTGGAACCTGTACAATTTTTGATCAAAAAGTCGCTTTAGGAGTTATGGATTTTAATTTCATGGCGGGTTCAATGGGTTCGGTTGTTGGTGAAAAACTAACTTTAATTATGGAACATGCTCTCTTGGAAAAACTTCCCCTTGTTATTGTCTCAACATCTGGTGGAGCGCGCATGCAAGAATCTATTCTATCTCTTATGCAAATGGCAAAAACTTCTGCAGCCTTAGCAAAACTTCACGAAGCAAAAATTCCTTTCATTTCCATTTTGACCAATCCAACCACCGGTGGAGTTACAGCATCTTTTGCATCGCTTGGCGATGTTATAATAGCTGAGCCTAATGCTCTTATTTGTTTTGCAGGCCCAAGAGTTATTGAACAAGTGATCGGCCAACAATTACCGCCAGGAGCACAAAAATCTGAATTTTTATTAGAACACGGTATGGTAGATTGTATTGTTACAAGACATGATCTAAAACAAAAAATAGCAGAAATATTAATGTTTTTAAGTCCAAAAGAGATAAGAAATTAA
- the dut gene encoding Deoxyuridine 5'-triphosphate nucleotidohydrolase → MKSLEPIVVLTETAQEDLLPYYASHSAAGADVRACLEQDVVIEPGSSALIPTGLKFEIPEGYEIQVRPRSGLALKNQITVLNTPGTIDADYRGEVGVILINHGKSSFVVKPGMRIAQLIIAQVVQARFIIAKELAQTNRGSGGFGHTGV, encoded by the coding sequence ATGAAAAGCCTTGAACCAATAGTAGTATTAACAGAAACTGCGCAAGAAGATTTATTACCATATTACGCTTCCCATAGCGCCGCAGGAGCAGATGTTAGAGCATGTCTTGAGCAAGACGTTGTAATAGAACCTGGTTCTTCTGCTTTAATTCCAACAGGCTTAAAATTTGAAATTCCAGAAGGTTATGAAATTCAAGTAAGACCAAGAAGCGGACTTGCTTTAAAAAACCAAATCACCGTTTTAAACACTCCAGGGACTATAGATGCTGATTATCGTGGCGAAGTCGGTGTCATTTTAATTAATCATGGTAAATCAAGCTTTGTTGTAAAACCTGGTATGAGGATTGCGCAGCTAATTATAGCACAGGTGGTTCAAGCTCGGTTTATTATCGCCAAAGAATTAGCTCAAACAAATCGGGGATCAGGTGGTTTTGGTCACACTGGGGTTTAA
- the fruA gene encoding EIIABC-Fru, giving the protein MIKIAKYLNPDLVMFLNETNRDDVLQTMVNTIYQKGLIPDSVLNFYDLIIEREKVVSTGIGMGVAIPHAKVSGLENFFIAIGILTKGVDWHSIDSSPVRLVFMIGGPDDKQTEYLQILSNLTLAIKNEEKRKKMLTLNSSEGIIQLFTND; this is encoded by the coding sequence ATGATTAAAATTGCAAAATATCTCAATCCAGACCTTGTCATGTTTTTAAATGAAACAAATCGAGACGATGTTCTTCAAACAATGGTAAATACTATTTACCAAAAAGGATTAATTCCAGATTCAGTTTTGAATTTCTACGATTTAATCATAGAAAGAGAGAAAGTTGTTTCTACAGGTATTGGAATGGGGGTAGCAATTCCCCACGCTAAAGTTTCAGGTTTAGAAAATTTTTTTATTGCTATTGGGATTTTAACCAAAGGTGTAGACTGGCACTCTATAGATTCTTCTCCAGTCCGATTAGTTTTCATGATCGGAGGACCAGATGATAAACAAACAGAGTATCTGCAAATACTTTCTAATCTAACCTTAGCAATAAAAAATGAAGAAAAACGAAAAAAAATGTTAACGTTGAATTCGTCAGAAGGTATTATCCAACTATTTACAAATGATTAA
- the ptsN gene encoding Nitrogen regulatory protein: MDLKIKDVADLLNVSETTIRRWLSDGKIPAYRINHQYRFSRVEIENWVLRQKLSSSEEAEFNVQTISEEELSDTQNKGGTKQFSLYRALHKGRVLNDINGKSKEEVIRNTMSIMANDLSLDKDVLTDLLLDRENLQPTALNHGVAIPHTRDFLLDAHHDVVSVVFLKEPIPYGALDGKNVHTLFFLFACDDKRHLHLLAKIAHLTNYPRSCDFFQTCPKKEDLLDYVKNWEASILPR; encoded by the coding sequence ATGGATCTTAAAATAAAAGACGTTGCAGATCTTCTAAATGTTTCTGAAACAACTATTCGTCGATGGCTTTCCGATGGAAAAATTCCTGCCTATAGAATCAATCATCAATATCGATTTAGTCGAGTTGAAATAGAAAATTGGGTTCTTAGGCAAAAGTTAAGTTCAAGCGAAGAGGCTGAATTCAATGTACAAACCATTTCTGAAGAAGAATTAAGTGATACTCAAAATAAAGGCGGCACAAAGCAGTTTAGTCTATATAGGGCTTTGCATAAAGGTCGAGTATTGAATGATATTAATGGAAAATCTAAAGAAGAAGTGATTCGTAATACAATGAGTATTATGGCTAATGATTTGAGTTTAGATAAGGATGTTTTAACAGATTTACTACTGGATCGAGAAAACTTACAACCAACAGCCTTAAATCATGGGGTTGCCATTCCTCATACAAGAGATTTTTTACTAGATGCCCACCACGACGTCGTTTCAGTCGTTTTTCTAAAAGAACCAATCCCCTATGGTGCACTAGATGGCAAAAATGTACATACGCTATTTTTTCTATTTGCTTGTGATGATAAAAGGCATTTGCACTTGTTAGCAAAAATTGCCCATCTAACAAATTATCCGAGATCTTGTGATTTTTTTCAGACTTGCCCTAAAAAAGAAGACTTACTCGATTACGTTAAAAATTGGGAAGCTTCTATTCTTCCTAGATAA